The following proteins are encoded in a genomic region of Cataglyphis hispanica isolate Lineage 1 chromosome 9, ULB_Chis1_1.0, whole genome shotgun sequence:
- the LOC126851898 gene encoding neutrophil collagenase-like yields the protein MTTKTALLFLAATLVAATSTTPVDLERTEAFRFLRAYGFLRDGGRSLSSDNATSLRRALSLFQKYYQPGNGALNADTLNLMRKPRCGLADIPDRAYSPFAKKWAKTRLTWNFQVASEELLRTTEAAFALWAASSSLRFARDSLRPDILVSYRTGAHTYANVENGDVCPAAFEGPGGGLAHAFLPTGAVDFASEVHVDDEEPWHVLLNKNPSDKYHLLLTLTHEIGHTLGLQHSMRNDSVMFPYIPDNELQYPVKLSVEDILAVQNLYGSHDDGDRPAIPATTAAPATTVAPTTGVAPTDPSREDLCALRRLDAALIMNRRLYVSNRRNVWSIDLTEKRYGRSMTLTEYATFLPNNFTRLSAAYQRPSGDLALFANDAIYLAEYPSFRLKPNWPRSLHSIGFPRNAKINVAINMHSGRTYAIYDDDKVAEIDECRMLVVKHAPLKDIFLGIPSAITSAFRYIDGNLYFFAKRQFYAFNEFKNIVTSAGSFDLRVLGIECPTDGLLRQLRDLLSRDYRLDDSTENADEDDESDFP from the coding sequence ATGACTACGAAGACGGCTCTTCTCTTTCTAGCAGCGACGCTCGTCGCCGCGACGTCCACGACGCCGGTCGATCTGGAAAGAACGGAAGCGTTCCGCTTTCTACGAGCGTACGGTTTTCTGAGGGATGGCGGGAGATCGCTGTCATCCGACAACGCGACGTCTCTGCGTCGCGCGCTGTCgctgtttcaaaaatattatcaaccTGGTAATGGCGCGCTAAACGCCGATACGCTCAATCTCATGCGCAAACCGCGATGCGGTCTAGCGGACATTCCCGATCGCGCGTACAGCCCATTCGCGAAGAAATGGGCGAAAACGAGACTCACGTGGAATTTTCAAGTGGCTAGCGAGGAACTCCTACGAACGACCGAAGCAGCGTTCGCGCTATGGGCGGCGAGTTCGTCGTTGAGGTTCGCGCGCGACTCGCTACGTCCCGATATATTGGTATCGTATCGAACGGGCGCTCACACCTACGCGAACGTCGAAAACGGCGACGTCTGCCCGGCGGCCTTCGAAGGTCCGGGCGGGGGCCTAGCTCACGCGTTTCTCCCCACCGGAGCGGTCGACTTCGCATCGGAGGTGCACGTCGACGACGAGGAGCCGTGGCACGTGCTTCTGAACAAGAATCCCTCCGACAAGTATCATCTGCTGCTAACGCTAACTCACGAGATCGGTCACACCTTAGGTCTGCAGCACAGCATGCGTAACGACTCGGTGATGTTTCCGTATATACCCGACAACGAGCTTCAATATCCGGTTAAATTAAGCGTAGAGGATATCCTCGCTGTACAGAATCTGTACGGATCTCACGACGACGGAGATCGGCCCGCGATTCCCGCGACCACAGCGGCGCCCGCTACCACCGTAGCGCCGACGACCGGCGTCGCGCCGACCGATCCGTCGCGCGAAGATCTTTGCGCTTTACGGCGCCTAGACGCGGCCTTAATCATGAATCGACGTTTGTACGTATCTAATCGACGCAACGTATGGTCGATCGACCTAACCGAGAAACGCTACGGTAGATCCATGACGCTAACGGAATATGCGACGTTTCTTCCGAACAACTTCACGCGTCTATCCGCCGCGTATCAAAGACCCTCGGGCGATCTCGCTCTATTCGCGAACGATGCGATCTATCTCGCGGAATATCCCAGTTTTAGGTTAAAACCTAATTGGCCTAGATCCCTTCACAGTATCGGATTTCCTCGAAACGCTAAGATCAACGTCGCGATAAACATGCACTCGGGACGAACCTACGCTATCTACGACGACGACAAAGTAGCGGAGATCGACGAGTGCCGCATGCTGGTCGTTAAACACGCTccgttaaaagatatatttctcgGAATACCATCCGCGATAACGTCGGCCTTTCGATACATCGATGGTAATCTTTACTTCTTCGCTAAACGTCAATTTTACGCGTTTAACGAATTTAAGAATATCGTTACCTCGGCGGGTTCCTTCGACCTGCGCGTTCTCGGTATAGAGTGCCCCACGGACGGGCTATTACGACAATTACGGGATCTCCTCAGTCGCGACTATCGCCTCGACGACTCGACCGAGAACgccgacgaggacgacgaaaGCGACTTCccgtaa
- the LOC126851900 gene encoding uncharacterized protein LOC126851900: MSDILSITGEPIFNDRIVKIETHTYNPYANTTFENSDEIRIPIQQQDLYILHCESFLYIEGRLESKKPSDAEGESSTSRESSSAESESSTRLVNNCAAFMFEEICYELDGVEIDRSRNVGITSTIKNYASLTVERSSILQNAGWDFAAKSHAIDDFNFCVPLSMLLVLNDINKLTLLRTLESGRYLSVAFRSWDLYEFPLLQSTTKHSWAVKAATQLEKPRYVIFALQSGRKNVLLQDASMFDDCKLTNVKLYLNSDFYPYDDMNLNFEKNKIAVLYDMYSKFRKTYYGCDKDKALFNLAKFKTFGPIVVIDCSRQNESIKSATVDVRIEFDCKENVPSNTTAYCLIIHDRVVEYNPLTNVVRRIV; the protein is encoded by the exons ATGAGCGACATCTTGAGTATCACCGGAGAACCAATCTTCAACGATCGCATCGTCAAGATCGAGACTCACACGTACAACCCTTACGCTAATACCACATTTGAAAATAGCGACGAGATACGAATTCCTATACAACAACAGGATCTGTACATCTTACACTGCGAAAGTTTCCTCTACATCGAGGGCAGACTCGAGTCGAAGAAACCATCGGACGCGGAGGGCGAAAGCTCGACGTCGAGAGAATCATCGAGCGCGGAGAGCGAAAGCTCGACAAGACTAGTGAACAATTGCGCCGCGTTCATGTTCGAGGAGATTTGCTACGAGCTCGATGGGGTGGAGATCGATCGAAGCAGAAACGTCGGGATAACGAGCACGATCAAGAACTATGCGTCGCTGACGGTCGAGAGAAGCAGCATATTGCAAAACGCCGGATGGGACTTCGCGGCGAAGAGTCACGCGATCGACGATTTTAACTTCTGCGTACCTCTCAGCATGTTGCTAG TGttaaacgatattaataaattaacgctATTGCGTACATTGGAAAGCGGAAGATATCTGAGCGTCGCTTTTCGTTCGTGGGATCTCTACGAGTTTCCGCTTCTGCAGAGCACGACCAAACATTCGTGGGCGGTTAAAGCGGCGACGCAACTAGAGAAACCGCGTTACGTTATCTTCGCGCTGCAATCCGGAAGGAAGAACGTTCTACTTCAAGATGCTTCCATGTTTGACGATTGTAAACTAACTAATGTCAAACTGTATCTTAATTCAGATTTTTATCCTTACGACGATATGAAtctaaatttcgaaaaaaataaaatcgcggtGCTGTACGACATGTActcgaaatttcgaaaaacaTACTACGGATGCGATAAAGACAAAGCGCTCTTTAATTTagctaaatttaaaacattcggTCCGATAGTAGTCATCGACTGTTCTCGACAGAACGAATCCATTAAGAGCGCCACCGTGGACGTTCGTATAGAGTTCGACTGCAAGGAGAACGTTCCCTCTAACACCACAGCTTATTGCCTCATTATTCACGATCGTGTAGTAGAGTATAATCCGCTTACTAACGTCGTGCGCAGAATCGTGTAG
- the LOC126851901 gene encoding uncharacterized protein LOC126851901 has product MSVEKRRLVEELHAPARRNFPRRRVAVRGYDDLWQADMVEMRPYARFNKGHNYILTVIDALSKYAWAVPLKSKSASKVTRALSKITRESKRCPKNLQTDKGKECRNAKVRGVRSTG; this is encoded by the coding sequence ATGAGCGTCGAAAAACGAAGACTGGTGGAGGAGTTGCACGCGCCCGCGAGGAGAAACTTCCCGCGTCGTCGCGTCGCAGTGCGCGGATACGACGATCTGTGGCAGGCGGATATGGTCGAGATGCGTCCTTACGCGAGATTCAACAAAGGTCACAACTACATACTCACCGTTATCGACGCGTTGAGCAAATACGCATGGGCCGTACCGCTCAAGAGCAAGAGCGCCAGCAAGGTCACTCGAGCGTTATCTAAGATAACGCGAGAATCTAAACGGTGTCCGAAAAATCTACAGACCGATAAAGGAAAAGAATGCCGAAATGCGAAAGTTCGCGGGGTGAGAAGCACGGGGTGA